In Sulfitobacter sp. M39, the following proteins share a genomic window:
- a CDS encoding MFS transporter, giving the protein MPATSARKKIWGWYFFDWASQPYNTLLLTFIFGPYFAQTATANLVDSGMALDAAKAQAQAYWGYGLTVAGIMIAILAPTLGAVADSSGKRMPWIWLFSGLYVVGSAALWWTAPQDFSVLWALFFFGIGLIGMEFATIFTNSYLPELHPDPGERGRLSGSGWAFGYVGGVVALIVMNALFQAGSNGRTMAGLSPLFGLDPATKADTRIVGPLTAIWYAVFMIPFFLYVRDTPVTGAARYRVGQGLSDLWVTLKNLPRHPSLLAYLGSSMFYRDALNGMYTFGGIYALGVLNWSIIDIGVFGILAAISGAVFCWVGGRVDRAIGPMPVIVTCCLILIATAVLIISLTPNSIMGITLAEGSSAPDIAFYIAGALIGAAGGALQASSRNMLTRQGNPDRMTEAFGLYALSGKATSFLAPALIAIASDVSGSQRIGIAPVVGLFIIGLVLLVWVKPNGDFAK; this is encoded by the coding sequence ATGCCAGCCACGTCAGCGCGCAAGAAAATCTGGGGCTGGTATTTCTTTGACTGGGCCAGCCAACCCTATAACACGCTTCTTCTGACGTTTATTTTCGGCCCCTATTTCGCGCAAACAGCAACGGCAAATCTGGTAGATAGCGGCATGGCGCTGGATGCGGCCAAGGCGCAGGCACAGGCCTATTGGGGCTACGGGCTAACGGTTGCGGGGATCATGATCGCGATACTGGCCCCGACCCTCGGGGCGGTGGCCGATTCATCGGGCAAGCGAATGCCGTGGATCTGGCTGTTTTCGGGGCTTTATGTGGTGGGATCAGCCGCGCTTTGGTGGACCGCCCCGCAAGATTTCTCGGTCCTGTGGGCGCTCTTCTTCTTTGGCATTGGCCTGATCGGGATGGAATTCGCGACAATTTTCACCAACTCCTACCTACCCGAGCTGCATCCCGACCCGGGAGAGCGCGGGCGGCTGTCGGGGTCAGGCTGGGCTTTTGGCTATGTCGGCGGTGTTGTGGCGCTGATCGTGATGAACGCGCTGTTTCAGGCGGGTAGCAACGGGCGCACGATGGCGGGGCTGAGCCCGCTCTTCGGGCTGGACCCCGCGACCAAAGCCGATACGCGCATCGTCGGGCCGCTGACCGCAATCTGGTACGCGGTCTTTATGATCCCCTTCTTTCTTTATGTGCGCGATACGCCGGTGACCGGCGCGGCGCGCTACCGTGTGGGGCAAGGGCTTTCTGATCTGTGGGTCACGCTCAAGAACCTGCCGCGCCACCCGTCGCTGCTGGCCTACTTGGGGTCATCCATGTTTTACCGCGATGCGCTTAACGGAATGTACACATTCGGCGGGATATACGCGCTTGGCGTATTGAACTGGAGCATTATTGATATTGGCGTGTTCGGGATACTTGCCGCGATTTCAGGCGCGGTGTTCTGCTGGGTGGGCGGGCGTGTGGATCGTGCGATTGGGCCGATGCCTGTGATCGTCACATGCTGTCTGATCCTGATTGCAACGGCTGTGCTGATCATCTCGCTGACGCCCAATTCGATCATGGGTATCACGCTGGCCGAAGGATCCTCCGCGCCCGACATCGCCTTTTACATCGCTGGCGCGTTGATCGGTGCGGCGGGCGGGGCGCTGCAGGCATCGTCGCGCAATATGCTGACCCGTCAGGGCAACCCCGACCGCATGACAGAAGCGTTTGGCCTTTACGCGCTGTCGGGCAAAGCGACCTCGTTTCTGGCCCCTGCGCTGATCGCCATCGCAAGCGACGTATCCGGCAGCCAACGGATCGGGATCGCCCCTGTAGTAGGGCTGTTCATCATCGGCCTGGTTCTGTTAGTCTGGGTGAAACCGAACGGAGATTTCGCGAAATGA
- a CDS encoding BLUF domain-containing protein: protein MIRLLYFSTAVPSVSKTDVADIFTVAVRENEKHSVTGALAYNGRNFCQVLEGEEATIRKLIENIQKDSRHSGFKILDEKPIDTRHFADWSMLQVDSLDFSVVINAMQA, encoded by the coding sequence ATGATCCGGCTTTTGTACTTCAGCACCGCAGTTCCTTCGGTCTCTAAGACGGATGTTGCCGACATATTTACCGTCGCTGTGCGCGAGAATGAAAAACACAGCGTCACCGGTGCCTTGGCCTACAACGGGCGCAACTTCTGTCAGGTGCTTGAGGGCGAAGAAGCCACCATCCGCAAGTTGATCGAAAACATCCAGAAAGACAGTCGTCACAGCGGTTTCAAAATCCTCGACGAAAAGCCGATCGACACACGGCATTTCGCCGATTGGTCCATGCTTCAGGTCGATAGTCTGGATTTTTCTGTCGTGATCAACGCAATGCAAGCGTAA